A section of the Fibrobacter sp. UWEL genome encodes:
- a CDS encoding transposase: MENSENKYSFDPTILKALIEQGPDFLMDLFRLAMNEAMKLERENFLNAGAYERSKNRLDYANGFKPKTLNMRSGQVTFAIPQTRNSGFY; the protein is encoded by the coding sequence ATGGAAAACTCCGAAAACAAATATAGTTTCGACCCGACAATTTTGAAAGCCCTAATCGAGCAGGGACCCGACTTTCTGATGGATCTTTTCAGACTCGCCATGAACGAGGCCATGAAATTGGAACGGGAGAACTTCCTAAATGCAGGGGCTTACGAACGCTCCAAAAATCGTTTGGATTACGCGAACGGTTTCAAACCCAAGACTCTTAATATGCGGTCCGGGCAGGTCACATTTGCCATCCCGCAGACTCGGAACAGCGGCTTCTAC